From Candidatus Methylopumilus planktonicus, a single genomic window includes:
- a CDS encoding YgaP family membrane protein, protein MKTNVKGLERVVRIALGAAILGQAIGGYSVFEYGIVDEVVGVVLLGTGVLASCPIKSVLGLGSKKAPARSPAAKKPAARRKPARKVAAKKPAKRKAAPKRRRAAR, encoded by the coding sequence ATGAAAACGAATGTTAAAGGTTTAGAAAGAGTAGTTCGTATTGCTCTTGGCGCTGCTATATTAGGTCAAGCAATTGGTGGTTACTCTGTTTTTGAATATGGTATTGTTGATGAAGTCGTTGGTGTTGTGTTATTAGGCACTGGTGTTTTAGCTTCATGTCCAATCAAATCTGTTTTAGGTCTTGGTTCTAAGAAAGCTCCCGCAAGATCACCTGCTGCAAAAAAACCAGCTGCTAGACGTAAACCAGCTCGTAAAGTTGCTGCAAAAAAACCAGCTAAACGTAAAGCGGCTCCAAAAAGAAGACGCGCGGCTCGTTAA